A window of Sedimentibacter sp. MB31-C6 genomic DNA:
TAAAATGGTTTACTCTATCCGCAGAGCAAGGAAATGAATATGCTAAGTTTTTTCTTGAAAATATGGATAAGTTTAAAGAAGTGTCTGTATGTCTTACGGTAACAAGAATGTTTCATCATATGAGTAAAACATTTGAAGATAGTATTCCGCTTAAATCATCAGGGGTAGGACTAAAGATAGATAGTAAGCTTATGAGGAAACTAAGAGAAAAGAAAGCAGCACAAGGGCATAAGAGAGATGAGCATGAGCAGGACATGAAACTGTAAATATAATAATTGTAATAATTCAGATAATTATATTTGATAAAAAGAATAAATGGTGTAAAATAAGTATACTTGTAATTATAATATTTGATTAAATTAAAATGGTTTTTACATATTTGAATGAATATTTAAATAGACTTAGGAAGGAATGTATAACTCATGAATAATTTAGAATCAATATCACAAATATTTCAAAATAAAATATTCCGTATTCCAGATTATCAGCGAGGTTATGCATGGCGGAAAGAACAATTAATTGATTTTTGGGATGACATTATGAACCTTCAAATGGATAGATACCATTATACGGGGCTTTTATCTCTTAAAGAACTCAATCGAAAATCAACTGAAAGATGGAATAATGATTTATGGCTTTTGGATAGTGGATATAAAGCTTGTCATGTTGTAGATGGTCAACAAAGACTTACAACGATTTCAATCCTATTAAATGAGATAATAAATTTTATTAAAGCTATTGATGAAAACAAAGACAAAAATGATGAGGAGATAGTTCTAGCTTATGAAACTATTAAGGACATCAGAACAAAGTATATTTCACGAAAACAGCCGCCTCATAATATTATAACCACATATTTATTTGGTTACGAAGAAGATAACCCAAGCTTTGAATATTTGCAATATAAAGTCTTTGGTCAACAATTTTCAAAATCAATACAAGAAACATATTATACTAAAAACTTAAAATATGCTAAAGAGTTTTTTTGGAATTGCCTTTCACAGTTATATGAGGATGAAGGATTAGAGGGTATTGAAAAGATTTATAAAAAGCTTACACAAAAATTGATGTTTAATATTCATGAAATTGAAGATGACTATGATGTTTTTGTAGCTTTTGAAACGATGAATAATCGTGGAAAAAAACTTACCAACCTTGAACTTTTGAAAAATCGATTAATTTATTTAACTACTCTGTTTGATCACAACAAACTTGATGAATACAATAAAAATGCTCTTAGAAAGAAAATTAATGATGCATGGAAAGAGGTTTATTATCAGCTTGGTAGGAATAAAAAGGTATCGCTTTCTGATGATGAGTTTTTGAGAGCACACTGGATTATGTTTTTTCAATATTCTCGTCAAAAAGGTAATGATTATATTAAATTTTTATTAAATAGATTTTCAGCAAAAAATGTTTTTGAAAAACAAATCATACCTATTGTAGAAGAGACTAGTGAAGAAATAATGGATTTAGATTCTGATGAAGATATTATAACTGACGAAGAAGTTGTAGCAATTGCAAAGCTTGAGCCTAGTGATATCGATACTTATGTACTAAGTCTAAATGAAACAGCTAAATATTGGTACTATACATTTTTCCCTAATGAGAGTAATTTAACAGATGATGAAAAAATATGGCTTGATAAATTAAATCGAGTAGGTATTGGATACTTTAGACCTCTTGTTACATCTGCAATAACACCATCTTCAAAGTCAACAAGCATTGAAAGGGTAGAACTGTTTAAGCAAATAGAACGGTTTATATTTGTTTGCTTTAGAATGGGTACATTTCAATCTAGTTATAAAAGTAGTGATTATTATAGAAAAGCAAAAGATGTTTATGCTGGGGTTATTTCTATAAATGAAGTTGCCAATGATCTTAAAACTACAACAGATAATGATATAAAAGCTGCAATTAATAATTTTATGACTAGAATAGATAAAAGGTTTGATAACGGTGATGGGTTTTATGGATGGAAAGATTTAAAATACTTGCTTTATGAATATGAATATAGCTTAGCAGTTAAAGGCAATATTGAAAAACTTGACTGGAACTTATTCACTAAAACTGAGAAGGATAAATTAACTATAGAGCATATTCTTCCACAAACACCTTCTAAGTGGTATTGGAAGAATCAATTTAGAAAATACACTGATGCAGAAATAAAAATTCTTTCTTCATCTATTGGGAATCTTCTTCCTCTTGCGCAGAGTATAAATTCGAGCCTACAAAATGATAGCTTTGATGATAAAAAAACAAGTAACTCCGCTGGAAGGCGAGGTTATGAAAATGGTTCTCACAGTGAGATAGAGGTGTCAAAGGAAGATGATTGGAGCGACATGCATATTTATAATCGTGGCTTAAAGTTACTTTCATTTATGGAAGGGCGTTGGATGTTTAAGTTTGCAGGAAATGAGCAAAAATCAGAACTTCTACACATTAACTTTATTTTCGATGAAAGAGAGGAAGTTCCAGAAGTACCTGAATTTACAGAGATAAAAGTAACACCGGCATTTAACAAAGATATAAATGTTAGCAATACACAGCAATTAAGACTAGCTTTTTGGACAGGCTTTGTTGATTATTGCAAGTCAGTCGGTAGAGATACTGATATTGGTAGGCGTAAACCTTCAACAGATAATTGGTATGATGTTGCAATTGGAGGTAATGGATATCATATATTTCTAAATATAATTGGAAAGAAGATTTTAAAAATTGGTTTATATGTCTATGATAAAGAGACCTTTGAACGTCTTGAATTAAAAAAACAAGAAATTGAAGCAATGTGTGGATTTGCACTTGATTGGTATTCTAGCCGAGAGTCTAGTACTCAAAAAAGGATATTATATTCCATAAATACTGATATTTATAATGAAGAAAATCAAAAATATTGCTATGACTGGTTAATTAAACATTCTGATAAATTAAAATTAGCACTTCACACTTACGATCCAAGTGATATAAGAGCTGTTGAACCAAAAGTGAATATCGGTAATACGTTAACAAAGGATATGGCTGAAGTTGCATATAGGATTGCAAAGAAAGTATATCTAGGAGACTTAGGTAGAACTGAAGGAAGAAATGAAATAGTTAAGTTAACTGGAATGAATGAAGGATCTGCTGGAGACTATGTAACTGATTTTCTTGGTATGATGAACGGAGAGCAATATGCAAGAACACTAAATGAATATTCAACTCGCTATTTTTTGGATAATATTTTAAAGGATTTTGGAATTGAATATTTAAAGAGTGCTCTTTTAGCTTGTAAAAAACATGCTAAATACTATGCCTCTCTTGGTAGAGGAAGATTAGCATATGTAGAACGATTAGTTGAGGAATTTGAGAAATTCATTAAATGATGTTTTAAATTACAAAAATCTTATGTCCTTGCAATGTAACTATAAATAAAAATGAAATTACAGCCTTTTAAGCTAGAGGCTGTTTTTCTATGCCTAAAATTAAAGAGAGAGATAGGTCGTTCTGAATAAATATAAAATTAATTAGGAGGAAATCTATGAGTACTTATATTCATTTTACAGAAGAACAAAAACTAAGAGCTAATGAAGTTGATCTTGTAGAATTTTTGCAAAGGCAAGGTGAGAAACTATTGCCATCAGGTAGAGAAAAAAGAATTGCAAGTGACCATAGTATTACAGTTAGAGGTAACGAATGGTACGATCATGCATTAGAGCAGGGAGGTCTTGCAATTGATTTTGTACAAAACTTTTATGGCTTATCTTTTCCAGAGGCAGTAACAAAGCTCCTTAGTGGTGAACAAGGTGAGTTATATAGTAAGGCAAAAAAAAGAAAGCAAATAAAACGAAAACCCTTTGTACTCCCTCCGAAGAATTCAGATATGCGAAGGGTTTTTGCGTATCTCATTAAAAATCGTCATATTGATCGTGATGTGGTTAGTTTCTTCGCTAAACAAAAATTACTCTATGAAAGTTGTGAACAATCTGCAAACAAGACGAAAGAATATCATAACGCAGTATTTGTAGGCTATGATGAAAATGGAGTTTCTTGTCATGCACACAAACGTGGAATTTATTCTCATGGTAATGGATTTAAAGGTAATATTGAAAGCGGTAATCCAGGTTATAGTTTTCATTACACAGGAATAAGTAACAGACTCTATGTTTTTGAGGCTCCCATTGATATGCTGTCTTTTATTACAATATATAAAAACATCCATTGGCAGGAACACAGCTATGTCGCATTGTGTGGAGTATCGGAACAAGCAATGCTTAAAATACTCGAAATTAATTCTAATTTAAATCATGTTCTATTATGTTTAGACCATGACGCAGCGGGTATTGAAGCAAGTGAAAAATTTCAGGATTTACTTTCTAAGAAAGGAATTAAATGTAGCAGATTGCTTTCTAAATGCAAGGACTGGAATGAAGATATTAAAGAAAGCTTCAACCTCTCAGCAATTCCATCCGAGGAACACCCACAATATATTATTCGTGATGAGGTTTGCTCTGAAATTCAAAAATATATTATTGAAATCGATAAGAATGACATTTCACCTTCAAAACTAAATACCTTATTTAAAAAATGTAATACTGATGATACAGAGCAGATGGTTGAAAATTTAAAACAACTGTCTGCTCTTTCTTTATGCCTTGCATCCAATGAATACAGACAGATGGGTTATCCTTCAGAAACGGACAAATTGCTTACAGGATTACATGACGGATTCAAGGCATATGAAAATCGTAGCAAACTTAATAATCGTTTATTAGATATTCAAAAAGAACTTGAGCAAGTTGGAAAACAGCAGGATGTTATTTGCGAAAATGATAAGAAAGATATTGCCAGAAGATATGAAACTATTGCTGGACATTGCTTAAAAACAATTATTACTATTGTAATGCAGCAACAAAAGCAAGAGCAAAAACAGTTAATGATGATGTCATAAAATCTATTGGACAGTTTTAATTTACTTAAGACATTTTAGAAATGGAGGTTAATTTAATGCAATCACAGGTACTTTTATTGATAGGAGTTGGTACCATAATGTTTTTAGTTATTGGTGGGTTGTCTTTACTTGCTCATTATTATACCTTAAATGGAATCAAATCTAAAACAGTAGGAGATGGGCAACATGGAGTTGCTCGTTTCGCAACGCAAAAGGAAATTATTAAAACATATGAGCATATTCCTTTTAAAGTATCACAATGGAGAAAGGGTAAGAATCTTCCACGTGATGAGAGTGGTAATTTGATACAGGGGTTAGTGGTTGGATGTAAAGGAAATAAAGGAGATATTGTAGGTCTTGTAGATATAGGAGATGTTCACTGTCTTATGATAGGAGCAGCAGGGGTTGGTAAAACAGCTTTTTTTCTATATCCAAATTTAGAATATGCATGTGCGAGTGGGATGAGTTTTATAACCACTGATACAAAGGGAGATTTAGCTAGAAACTATGGAACGATAGCAAAAGAGAATTATGGATATAAAGTTGCAGTTATTGATTTAAGAAATCCCACACGCAGTGATGGAAATAATCTTCTGCATTTAGTAAATAAATATATGGATGCATATCGAGAGAATAGCAATAATCTATCTGCAAGAGCCAAGGCAGAAAAATATGCAAAGATAATTTCAAAGACAATCATAAATTCAGGTGGTGACAGTTCAGCTTATGGACAAAATGCATTCTTCTATGATGCTGCAGAAGGACTTTTGACAGCAGTTATTTTGCTTATAGCAGAATATCTCCCACCTACTGAGGAAGATGGACATGTAATAGATACAAGACATATAATAAGTGTGTTCAAATTGGTTCAGGATTTAATGGCTCCAAGCAAGGTAAAAGGGAAAAGCCAGTTTCAGTTATTGATGGATAAACTTCCACCAGATCATAAAGCTAGATGGTTTGCTGGCGCAGCTCTTAATTCAGCAGAACAGGCAATGGCATCTGTTCTTTCTACAGTACTATCGAGACTCAATGCATTTCTTGATTCTGAAATGGAACAGATATTGTGCTTTGATACAACAATTGATGCAGAAACCTTCTGCTACGAAAAATCTGCAATTTTTCTTATACTCCCGGAAGAAGACAATACAAAGTATTTCATGGTCAGTTTATTTTTGCAACAGTTCTACCGTGAAATGTTAACAGTAGCAGATGAAAATGGTGGTAAGCTTCCTAATCGTGTAATGATTTATGCAGATGAAATAGGTACAATCCCAAAGATAGAATCCTTCGAAATGATGCTTAGTGCAGGGAGATCAAGAAGAATTTCTATTGTACCAATCATTCAATCCTTTGCACAGCTTGATAAAAACTATGGAAAAGAAGGTAGTGAGATTATAACTGATAACTGTCAGCTCACTATATTTGGAGGGTTTGCACCAAATTCAGAAACAGCACAAGTGTTATCCAAAGCACTTGGTAGCGGAACTGTTATGAGTGGAAGTATCAGCAGAGGTAAAAACGATCCTTCTCAAAGCTTACAGATGATAGAGCGGCCATTACTGACGGCAGATGAGCTCAAGTCATTACCAAAAGGAAATTTTGTAATTATGAAAACAGGAGTACATCCCATGCAGACGAAACTTCGATTATTTTTAGATTGGGGCATCACTTTCGAAAAGCCATATGAGATGGAAGAAAAATCTAATCGTAAGGTACGTTATGCCGACAAACATACTTTAGAAGAAAATGTTATTAGTCAGTATATGTCTGATGTAATAGTTGAAGAAGGAACTACCGAATCTACAGTAAAGAGACAAGGAGGCATACTTCATACTCCTGTACATGAACAAACTGACGAAAGTAAAGGAGATTCAAAACGTAAATCAATACTCAGGACATAGGGGGTGTTTCATTGAGCTTTTTTGGGAGGATTTATAAAGAGGAACTTCCATCTCGTGCTAAGTGTGTATATATGTATTTGAAAGATAGATGTGATGCAAAGGGTGAATGCTGGCCAGCAATTAATACTATTGCAAAAGACACATCGATGTCAAGGAGTACAGTAAAGAGAGCCATAGCTGATTTAATTCGTTGTGGCTTTCTCAGAAAAGAGTCACGTTATAGGGAGAATGGAAGTAATTCCTCTAATAGATATTTTTTAATTATAGGGTAATTTTTAATAATATATAGATTAAGGAGCATGAAAAAACACGTATTTCCCACCAAGGGAAAATTACGTGTTTTTTGTGGACTGAGGTGAGGTTCATAGTGAACCAACTAGAAGGACTCACTTTAAGAATATATTTAACTTCAGAAAAAGAACAATATATTTTGGAAGATGCAATAGACATTAAGTAATGTCAAAGTATTTGAAATGGCCAGATGCCATATTTATTATGAATAGCAAAAGCATCAATTGACTAACCTAAGTATTTTTGATACAATAATATTGGATTATTATGCTCTTGCTAAATATTGCTTATGTTTAGTTTGTCGATGAAAGGAGATAACAATAATGGAATTAATTAAATACTCCATAAAAAGTAAGGAATATGAAAAATCTCTTGATTCGGGTTACAAAAAGGAAAATGGTATTTTTTATACGGATATTGAATTAGCACAGAAAATAATTCAATTTCTTAATATCCCCAAAGATGCTACTATTATGGATCCATGTTGTGGAACGGGTAGCTTTTTAATATCAGCTAAACACTTAGGTCACACTTCAATATATGGTGCTGATATTGATAAAAAAGCGGTTAATGTAGCGAAAAAAGAATATGGCATTAATAATGCTAAAATTATAGATACTCTTGCAAATAACGGGCAAGAAGTTTTAAAGAAGTTTAAAATGAAAACACCTGCTGATTTTGTAGTAGGTAATCCACCTTATGCGCCTATAGCTAAGGACATTGTCATTGACACTTCGGATTATTTGTTCTTAAGAAATGTTAAAGATTCAGGAAGTAATTTATTTATTGCTGCTTTATATAGAGCTTTTGAATTAGCTAAACCTACAGGAACAATATCCTATATTATACCTAAAAACTTTCTTCATGTAGCTTCTTATTCTATGTTAAGAAAGATGATATTAAATGAAAAAAAAATAGCTTCAATTATCGATATTGGCACTTACTTTAAAAATGTAAGAGGGGAACAAATTGTCCTTACACTTGAAAATAGCTTTGTAAAAGATAATAACATTACTATTTACAAATACGAAAATAAAGAATTTATAAAAAAAGCTGAAGTTCCTCAAAATTTTTATAGAGATGAAGTTCTTTTGTTTGATAGCAAGGAAGATTTTACAATATATAGAACTTTAGAATCTACATATAAAAAGTTTAGTGATATTTGTACAGGATATGTTGGTAGAGGTAAATCAAAATCAGATACAGCAATAAAAGGAAAAGATATACGTAAGTTTTCTTTTAAAAATATACCTGTCCCCCAAAAGGGTAATAAAGTATTTATACAAAACATTTACAGTGCAGAATCTGGAATAATAGCAAGTTTTGCAGGTGATTTAGAAGCTACTGAAACGGTAACTGTGTTTACTGATGGTGATGAAAAAATGTGTCGATATATTTTAGGCTTTTTACATTCTAGACTTTGTAATTATTATTTATTGAAGTTTTGCTATAATAATTCAAGGCTTACTATGCATACAGATGCAAGATACTTGAAAAAACTACCTTTGATTATTAATGATACAACTTTTCGACAAGTAATTAGTATTGTTAAATCTTTGGAAAATATTGAATATATGAATGATACATGGTTTGAAATGGTTGAGTCTTTAAATAATTTAATTTATCAAACCTATAACATTGGCGAAGAAGAACGTTATCACATTGACAATCAAATGAAAAACATACAATCACAGAGGTGGAATAATGATAAACGAGGATAAAAGGTGCAACAATTTAACGGGAAAAGAATGGCTTCAAAATTCTTTCAGTATATGGAGAGATTTAATTAAAACTAAGGAAGAAAAAGACTTGAAACATCCTGCATCATACCCTGTTTCTTTATGTGAAAAGTTAATTAGAACTTTTTCAAAAGATGGAAATTCTATTTTAGACCCATTTAATGGTGTGGGTTCAAGTCTTGTAGCAGCTCACAATCTCAACAGACCTGCTACAGGCATTGATTTGTCGGAAGAGTTTTGTGAGATTGCAAAAAATAGAGTGGGTAATGATGATAAAATAAATGTAATCAATGGAGATAGTTTTATTGAATTAGAAAAACTCGAAGAAAATTCTTTCGATTTATGTGTTACTTCACCACCATATTGGGATATTTTGAATATGAAACGCAGTGCTGACGGTAAAGAAGCGGTTAATTATTCAGAGAAAGCCAATGATATGGGTAACATACCTAACTATAGTGAATTTATAAGTAGATTAGGTGAACTATTTGCAAAAGTTAATAGAGTTATAAAACCAGGTGCTTATTGTTTGGTTAATGTTATGGATATCAGAAAAAAGAGTGAGTTTTATCCATTACATAGTGATTTAGCAACTGAATTACAAAAACATGGTTTTATCTTTGATGATATAATTATATGGGACAGGCAACAAGATTACAACAATATGCGTCCTCTTGGATATCCATACAAATATCGTATTAATAAAGTGCATGAATACATTCTTATTTTTATAAAAAAATAGAGGAGCGGAATAGTAATGAAGGCTATTACTTTGCAAAAATCATTATTTAATAGAGGATATTGTTATATTTCAAACTTCAAGGGAAGAGCTGAAGATATTTACTTCGATTCGACCGATGATTTATGTTTTGCATTAGGTTATATATTAAAAAATGTACGCAGAGTTGATGCTGAAATACCAGATGATAGAGATGATGTATTGGCAGAGATAATTCCCAATTATCCAATTACCTCTGGTATTACATCTGGTGGTAATGATATGAAATGGGCACCACAATATAGAATTTACTTTAGTTCTATTTACAATATGCCTTCAGCATTGAAGTATAGACTACAAGATGATAATCAAATGAGAATTACTGGTAGTTTATTTGTTGAAGCTTGTATGTATGTTGGTTTTAATCCAGGGAATATGCAGGATAAGGAAATGATTAAAGAGGCTATATTGGAAGTTTTTTGCGATGAAAATGAGCAAAGTGCGTTTTGGGATGGATATATAGGATAGGATGGTGATATTATTATGAATATAGAAATGGCTTACCTCTTGGGTATGATTTGTGGTAACGGAGAAATTCAAAGAACTGTTACAACTACAATCGTGTCAATAGATATACCCCATAAAAAGTTACAGACAGAAGAAATACACGATGTTAAGCTATATGTAAAAGCTAGTATCGCTGACATAAGAAGCATTATAGAGCCTTTAGTAGGTGCAGGGCTCGATTTCATCCAAAATAAGTCATCTACTGTGCTATCATTTACAAAACCTAACACAGATTATTTAATACGAGAGATAAATAGATTCATAGGTAATGCGGTATCCCATAATGATATAAACATACACTCAGATATATTTAAGTGTACGCTTGATGAACGTAGACAGTTTATAAAAGGCTTTGCAGATGTTACAGGATATATTCGACGCAGTAATTATTATGTCGGTGCAAAATATCAGCATAGAGTTTATCTTGAAATACCGCATAATTGGCAGATGGTAATAGATATTTGTAACTTATTAAAATCAACAGATATTCCTGTACAAAATATAGATTGGGCACATCCTAATATACGAGACGGTAAGCTAACTAAATACAATGAAGGTAAGCCTAACTTTTGGAAAAAGGAACATCAGGTTAAGATATGGGCAAATGAATTTATACCTGTAGGATTTGGGATTATTCATAAGCAACAAGCTTTAGAAATGTATTCAGACGAACTATTGGCGGGCTATCGACAAAATAATAAAGACCCTGAAAAATATACGCATAGGTATTATTGGGAAACACGTAAAATTCAAAATAAAGAAAAGCCAATACACCCTAGTGAGGATGATGAGTTTATTCCACTTGTTATAAGAGGAAAGCACTTTAACTCATGGTCTGAAATAGCAAAGGAATTAGGCTATGCCGAATAGTAAAAATGTAAAGAGTGAGTTTGAACTTTATGAACCTATGCGTAATTGGTTACATAAATACTTGGAAGATAAATATAGAGGTTTTGAAATAGTAACACTGGATGCTCATGCAGAAAGATTAGATAGAGTTTTAGTTAAATTAGGTATTGTAAATGAACTTGCCACTGGTGTGGACATTCAAATAGATATTTTGGGTATTGCTCGTAAAAAAAATATAGTAAAATTATTTTTTATTGAAGCAAAAAAGACGAATCTAACTTTGAGAGATTTAGGGCAGTTGTGGTCATATTGCAAGTTGATTGATCCTGAAGAAGCCTTTTTAATGACCTCAGCAGAATTAGGTAGCCTAAATAAGCTATTACATATTTTCAAACGAGAGGATTTACTTGATTTTGGTGAGGGTAAACATATTAAGAAAATGAAAGTTGCTGTATGGAATTTATCTTCAAACTCTCCTGATTTAGCTAGCATGTTACCTAAAATATGAGAGGACAATATCACAAAGCCATTTTTCTTGAAGAAGGAAAGTATCGATTTTTATGTACAATTATAAAAGAAGAACTCAGAGAAGAGTGTTATGTGTCTTCTTCTTCAAAATTATCAAAATACCTATCTTTGGAAAATTGTAAAGTTTTAGTTTCAGAGAATAAAGGAAATAAACTTCGTACACGCTATACATTAGAAGCTGTAGAATGTGAGGGAATACTCTACTATGTAAATTTTAATAGAGTTAATCAACTTTATGAAAAATACCTATTAACTAATAAAATAGCAAAAGAAAGTATTTATAGAGAATACACTGTTGATAATATGGTTAAAACAGACTTTTTTATGGAGAGTTATGGTTGTATTGAGGTAAAGTCATTGCTTAGCAGTACAAGTAAAATTATATATCCAGACAATGCTTCCAGTAGACTTGAAAGACAATTAATAAAATATATTGAATTATTGAAAAGAGGAACAAATGTAACTTTTGCTTTTGTTTCAATGTCACCTTCTATTTTAGATTTTGAATGGCAGAATGTAAAAGAAGTAGTGAAATTACACTTTTGCAAAGCAGTTTTGTTAGGGCTGAAAATCAAAGCATTTTCTGTTGTTTATGAAGATAACGAATTTAGAATAACTGAGAATATGGTATTAGAACAAAATATAATAAAAACTATGTTATTTTAGTAATTACAAATGTGTTAAGACAATAGCTATGTTATATAGAAAATTGAGGTAAAAATGAAAATTGAAAACTTATTAGAAAACATAGGACTTGATTTTAAGATTGTAGATGAAACAAAAAAACTGAAGATTATAAAAATACCTTCCAAGCTTCATATTTGTTTTATGATTCAAAAAGGAAATCAGTTCCTTATTGATAGAGAAACCTTTGAGTATTTAGATGCAAATTCATTACCGTATTGCTTGTTACTGCAAGATATAACAAAAAATAAATATTACTATATTTCGTTAGAAAAGGAAAACAACTGGATAAAATCTTGTTTTGCAGGATGTGACAAAGAAGAAATATATCTGGGGAAGCAGGTTTTAAATGCCCAAATACAGCTTGAAGAATTGGGAAAAAAGCTAAGTAAATACAAGTAATATTATAATATTTTTATAAATAAAACTTATCAAAATGCTAATTATATTGTAAGTAC
This region includes:
- a CDS encoding DUF4268 domain-containing protein, translating into MNNLESISQIFQNKIFRIPDYQRGYAWRKEQLIDFWDDIMNLQMDRYHYTGLLSLKELNRKSTERWNNDLWLLDSGYKACHVVDGQQRLTTISILLNEIINFIKAIDENKDKNDEEIVLAYETIKDIRTKYISRKQPPHNIITTYLFGYEEDNPSFEYLQYKVFGQQFSKSIQETYYTKNLKYAKEFFWNCLSQLYEDEGLEGIEKIYKKLTQKLMFNIHEIEDDYDVFVAFETMNNRGKKLTNLELLKNRLIYLTTLFDHNKLDEYNKNALRKKINDAWKEVYYQLGRNKKVSLSDDEFLRAHWIMFFQYSRQKGNDYIKFLLNRFSAKNVFEKQIIPIVEETSEEIMDLDSDEDIITDEEVVAIAKLEPSDIDTYVLSLNETAKYWYYTFFPNESNLTDDEKIWLDKLNRVGIGYFRPLVTSAITPSSKSTSIERVELFKQIERFIFVCFRMGTFQSSYKSSDYYRKAKDVYAGVISINEVANDLKTTTDNDIKAAINNFMTRIDKRFDNGDGFYGWKDLKYLLYEYEYSLAVKGNIEKLDWNLFTKTEKDKLTIEHILPQTPSKWYWKNQFRKYTDAEIKILSSSIGNLLPLAQSINSSLQNDSFDDKKTSNSAGRRGYENGSHSEIEVSKEDDWSDMHIYNRGLKLLSFMEGRWMFKFAGNEQKSELLHINFIFDEREEVPEVPEFTEIKVTPAFNKDINVSNTQQLRLAFWTGFVDYCKSVGRDTDIGRRKPSTDNWYDVAIGGNGYHIFLNIIGKKILKIGLYVYDKETFERLELKKQEIEAMCGFALDWYSSRESSTQKRILYSINTDIYNEENQKYCYDWLIKHSDKLKLALHTYDPSDIRAVEPKVNIGNTLTKDMAEVAYRIAKKVYLGDLGRTEGRNEIVKLTGMNEGSAGDYVTDFLGMMNGEQYARTLNEYSTRYFLDNILKDFGIEYLKSALLACKKHAKYYASLGRGRLAYVERLVEEFEKFIK
- a CDS encoding DUF3991 and toprim domain-containing protein encodes the protein MSTYIHFTEEQKLRANEVDLVEFLQRQGEKLLPSGREKRIASDHSITVRGNEWYDHALEQGGLAIDFVQNFYGLSFPEAVTKLLSGEQGELYSKAKKRKQIKRKPFVLPPKNSDMRRVFAYLIKNRHIDRDVVSFFAKQKLLYESCEQSANKTKEYHNAVFVGYDENGVSCHAHKRGIYSHGNGFKGNIESGNPGYSFHYTGISNRLYVFEAPIDMLSFITIYKNIHWQEHSYVALCGVSEQAMLKILEINSNLNHVLLCLDHDAAGIEASEKFQDLLSKKGIKCSRLLSKCKDWNEDIKESFNLSAIPSEEHPQYIIRDEVCSEIQKYIIEIDKNDISPSKLNTLFKKCNTDDTEQMVENLKQLSALSLCLASNEYRQMGYPSETDKLLTGLHDGFKAYENRSKLNNRLLDIQKELEQVGKQQDVICENDKKDIARRYETIAGHCLKTIITIVMQQQKQEQKQLMMMS
- a CDS encoding VirD4-like conjugal transfer protein, CD1115 family, whose protein sequence is MQSQVLLLIGVGTIMFLVIGGLSLLAHYYTLNGIKSKTVGDGQHGVARFATQKEIIKTYEHIPFKVSQWRKGKNLPRDESGNLIQGLVVGCKGNKGDIVGLVDIGDVHCLMIGAAGVGKTAFFLYPNLEYACASGMSFITTDTKGDLARNYGTIAKENYGYKVAVIDLRNPTRSDGNNLLHLVNKYMDAYRENSNNLSARAKAEKYAKIISKTIINSGGDSSAYGQNAFFYDAAEGLLTAVILLIAEYLPPTEEDGHVIDTRHIISVFKLVQDLMAPSKVKGKSQFQLLMDKLPPDHKARWFAGAALNSAEQAMASVLSTVLSRLNAFLDSEMEQILCFDTTIDAETFCYEKSAIFLILPEEDNTKYFMVSLFLQQFYREMLTVADENGGKLPNRVMIYADEIGTIPKIESFEMMLSAGRSRRISIVPIIQSFAQLDKNYGKEGSEIITDNCQLTIFGGFAPNSETAQVLSKALGSGTVMSGSISRGKNDPSQSLQMIERPLLTADELKSLPKGNFVIMKTGVHPMQTKLRLFLDWGITFEKPYEMEEKSNRKVRYADKHTLEENVISQYMSDVIVEEGTTESTVKRQGGILHTPVHEQTDESKGDSKRKSILRT
- a CDS encoding helix-turn-helix domain-containing protein, with amino-acid sequence MSFFGRIYKEELPSRAKCVYMYLKDRCDAKGECWPAINTIAKDTSMSRSTVKRAIADLIRCGFLRKESRYRENGSNSSNRYFLIIG
- a CDS encoding HsdM family class I SAM-dependent methyltransferase, with product MELIKYSIKSKEYEKSLDSGYKKENGIFYTDIELAQKIIQFLNIPKDATIMDPCCGTGSFLISAKHLGHTSIYGADIDKKAVNVAKKEYGINNAKIIDTLANNGQEVLKKFKMKTPADFVVGNPPYAPIAKDIVIDTSDYLFLRNVKDSGSNLFIAALYRAFELAKPTGTISYIIPKNFLHVASYSMLRKMILNEKKIASIIDIGTYFKNVRGEQIVLTLENSFVKDNNITIYKYENKEFIKKAEVPQNFYRDEVLLFDSKEDFTIYRTLESTYKKFSDICTGYVGRGKSKSDTAIKGKDIRKFSFKNIPVPQKGNKVFIQNIYSAESGIIASFAGDLEATETVTVFTDGDEKMCRYILGFLHSRLCNYYLLKFCYNNSRLTMHTDARYLKKLPLIINDTTFRQVISIVKSLENIEYMNDTWFEMVESLNNLIYQTYNIGEEERYHIDNQMKNIQSQRWNNDKRG
- a CDS encoding DNA methyltransferase — translated: MINEDKRCNNLTGKEWLQNSFSIWRDLIKTKEEKDLKHPASYPVSLCEKLIRTFSKDGNSILDPFNGVGSSLVAAHNLNRPATGIDLSEEFCEIAKNRVGNDDKINVINGDSFIELEKLEENSFDLCVTSPPYWDILNMKRSADGKEAVNYSEKANDMGNIPNYSEFISRLGELFAKVNRVIKPGAYCLVNVMDIRKKSEFYPLHSDLATELQKHGFIFDDIIIWDRQQDYNNMRPLGYPYKYRINKVHEYILIFIKK